The proteins below are encoded in one region of Coffea arabica cultivar ET-39 chromosome 4c, Coffea Arabica ET-39 HiFi, whole genome shotgun sequence:
- the LOC113739952 gene encoding GDSL esterase/lipase At3g48460: MASSLILLTITFTFIILSSPVTKCATSAKTATHPIPPFKSIYAFGDSYTDTGNTNSATGPNPYLYVSRSPYGQTFFHHPTNRYSDGRLVIDFLAQQLSLPFLPPYLSKTADKSYGINFAVAGSTAIIYSFFVKNNLTLNRTPQSLQTQLVWFNEFLESKGCKNSITTPKECKAVFDNALIWLGEIGANDYAYTFGSSVSGTTIQKLAIGSVTRFLEAILDKGVKYLVVQGLPPTGCLTLTRYLAAENDRDTLGCVASSNKQSYAHNTILQAKLNDFRKKFPNAVIVYADYWNAYASVVKNPEKYGIKELFKACCGSNSGLYNFDLFNTCGSPMATSCSNPSQYINWDGVHLTEGMYKAVAELLLEGKFSNPPFEYLLSRKRRSG, from the exons ATGGCTTCTTCCCTTATTCTCCTCACTATCACCTTTACATTCATCATCCTGTCATCCCCTGTCACCAAGTGCGCCACATCTGCCAAAACTGCAACTCATCCAATTCCACCCTTCAAGTCCATTTATGCATTTGGAGATTCCTACACTGACACTGGCAACACCAACTCAGCCACTGGTCCAAATCCATACCTCTATGTGTCACGCTCTCCTTATGGCCAAACTTTCTTTCACCATCCCACAAACAGATATTCTGATGGAAGGTTGGTGATTGACTTTTTAGCTCAACAACTTTCTTTGCCTTTCTTGCCACCTTATCTTAGTAAAACAGCAGACAAATCTTATGGTATTAATTTTGCTGTTGCTGGCTCTACTGCAATAATCTATAGCTTCTTTGTGAAGAACAATCTCACACTTAACCGTACCCCTCAGTCACTTCAAACTCAGCTTGTTTGGTTTAACGAATTTTTGGAGAGCAAAGGGTGTAAAAATTCAATAACGACACCTAAAGAGTGCAAAGCTGTTTTTGATAATGCCTTGATTTGGCTTGGTGAAATTGGTGCAAATGATTATGCATATACTTTTGGATCTTCTGTCTCAGGCACAACAATTCAGAAGCTAGCCATTGGTAGTGTGACTCGTTTCTTAGAG GCCATTCTGGACAAGGGAGTGAAGTATCTTGTTGTTCAAGGGCTGCCACCAACAGGGTGCCTAACACTAACCAGGTATCTGGCTGCTGAGAATGATAGGGACACTTTAGGCTGTGTGGCAAGTTCAAACAAACAAAGCTATGCTCACAACACCATTCTTCAAGCCAAGTTAAATGATTTCAGGAAAAAGTTCCCAAATGCTGTGATAGTGTATGCAGATTACTGGAATGCATATGCTTCAGTGGTAAAGAATCCCGAGAAATACGGCATCAAAGAACTTTTCAAAGCCTGCTGTGGATCTAATTCTGGTTTGTACAATTTTGATCTGTTCAACACTTGTGGTTCACCTATGGCTACTTCCTGCTCCAACCCTTCTCAGTACATCAACTGGGATGGTGTTCACCTCACTGAAGGCATGTATAAAGCTGTTGCTGAATTAttacttgaaggaaaattttcgAATCCTCCATTTGAGTACTTGCTGAGCAGGAAAAGAAGATCCGGATGA